The following proteins are co-located in the Silene latifolia isolate original U9 population chromosome 1, ASM4854445v1, whole genome shotgun sequence genome:
- the LOC141657695 gene encoding uncharacterized protein LOC141657695: MLPFQEVLDECELHDMKTTGASFTWTNIQPSETRVFSRIDRVVVNTAWIDVWPDFFAHFAPEGVVQKMKLLKPDLKALNRSLFSDVERNAEIAYTVLVECQRKLQANPRDPILMDVEYQAKESYLMLAQARDDYLRQKSKCQWDKDGDTNSAMFHKVIKNRQIQNKVLRVEDHMGRTCTKPEDIIQAFVVFYEQLLGSNASTTDFYSHIVEQGPRVRNDEWDALCQVPSPDEIKQVVFSIPDDKSPGPDGYTSFFLKLVGALFNQISAKL; the protein is encoded by the exons ATGTTACCTTTTCAGGAGGTTTTGGATGAGTGTGAGTTGCATGATATGAAGACTACTGGTGCTTCTTTCACTTGGACTAACATACAGCCAAGTGAGACTAGGGTGTTCAGTAGAATTGATAGGGTTGTTGTCAACACTGCTTGGATTGATGTGTGGCCTGATTTCTTTGCACATTTTGCTCCTGAGGG GGTGGTACAAAAGATGAAGTTGCTTAAACCTGACCTCAAAGCTCTGAATAGAAGTTTATTCTCTGATGTTGAAAGAAATGCTGAGATAGCTTATACTGTCCTTGTGGAGTGCCAAAGGAAACTGCAAGCTAATCCTAGGGACCCTATTCTTATGGATGTTGAGTACCAGGCTAAGGAGAGCTATCTAATGTTGGCTCAAGCTCGTGATGattatttgaggcagaaatcaAAGTGTCAATGGGATAAGGATGGAGACACCAATTCTGCAATGTTTCACAAAGTTATTAAGAATAgacaaattcaaaataaagtattGAGAGTGGAGGATCATATGGGTAGGACCTGTACAAAACCTGAAGATATCATTCAAGCTTTTGTGGTTTTCTATGAGCAACTCCTGGGATCTAATGCATCTACTACAGATTTTTACTCCCATATTGTTGAGCAGGGGCCTAGGGTAAGGAATGATGAGTGGGATGCTCTGTGTCAGGTTCCTTCTCCTGACGAGATCAAGCAAGTTGTATTCTCTATTCCTGATGATAAAAGCCctggacctgatggctatactagcTTTTTTTTAAAGCTAGTTGGAGCATTATTCAACCAGATATCTGCAAAGCTGTAA
- the LOC141657712 gene encoding uncharacterized protein LOC141657712, with product MKNTSWLDYKPTYASSWAWRKICEVKEMFKVALVEGKWLTDSDGYSISAGYEWLTQHSWLKVPWAKSVWNRFNIPRHSFILWLIYQGRLLTLDRLIKMGITQQSSCFLCGTHDETHSHLFHDCCYTKRCFTQLSLWLNVQFSGHVTAASVLKMKKFTGFIRLVISSLVAAVHCHIWYTRNTCRIEGYVKCPGSLISTIKIECRLRLLGSDTGTLKREEVDWCKQRELM from the coding sequence ATGAAAAATACTTCTTGGTTGGATTATAAACCAACTTATGCTAGTTCTTGGGCATGGAGGAAGATTTGTGAGGTCAAGGAGATGTTTAAAGTGGCGCTTGTTGAAGGGAAATGGTTGACTGATTCTGATGGATACTCAATTTCTGCTGGCTATGAATGGTTAACTCAGCATAGTTGGCTAAAAGTACCGTGGGCTAAGAGTGTTTGGAATAGGTTTAACATTCCAAGACACTCATTTATTTTGTGGCTTATTTACCAAGGCAGGCTACTCACACTTGATAGGTTGATCAAGATGGGAATCACTCAACAATCTTCTTGTTTCCTGTGTGGTACTCATGATGAAACTCATTCTCATCTTTTCCATGACTGTTGTTATACAAAACGTTGTTTTACTCAACTCTCACTCTGGCTCAATGTTCAATTCTCTGGTCATGTTACTGCAGCTTCTGTGCTAAAAATGAAGAAGTTTACTGGTTTCATCAGACTTGTCATCAGCTCATTAGTTGCTGCTGTTCATTGTCACATCTGGTATACTAGGAATACCTGCAGGATAGAAGGATATGTGAAATGTCCTGGCTCTCTCATCTCAACGATCAAAATAGAATGCAGGCTCAGGCTTTTGGGGAGTGATACTGGTACTCTTAAGAGGGAGGAGGTTGATTGGTGCAAGCAGCGTGAATTGATGTAA